Part of the Desulfolutivibrio sulfoxidireducens genome is shown below.
CCGCACCGCCGGCGAACGCCATCGCTCGATCCTGCGCCGGAGCATCGAAGAGTACACGGGTATCCCGGTTCTGGGCATGCTGCCCAAGATGCCCGAAAACCCCATCCCCGAACGGCACATGGGCCTTTTGTCCAACCGCGAGTACGACCGCCAGGAACCCATCTTGGACACCCTGGCCGATTGCGTGGCCGATTGCGTGGACCTGGACCGGCTCCTTCATCTTGCCGGGACCGCGCCGGACATGGAGCAGCCGGATGCCCTGTCCATCACGGACTGGGCCGCGCCGTCCATCCCGCCTGACGACAGGCATGCCCCGGCCGGGCGGCCGCGCATCGGCGTGGTGCGCGACGCGGCCCTGTGGTTCTATTATCCGGAAAATCTGGAGGCGCTCACGCGGGCCGGGGCGGATATCTCCCTGGTGAGTCTCTTGTCGCCGGACCCCTGGCCCGAACTGGATGGACTGTACCTGGGCGGCGGATTTCCGGAAACCATGGCCCGGGCGTTGGCCGACAACCTGGACGTCCGGGACCGGGTGCGCGGTTTCTCCCGCGCCGGTATGCCCATCTACGCCGAGTGCGGGGGGTTTATGTACCTGTGCCGCGAGCTTCGGGTGGCCGGGGAGACCTTCCCCATGGCCGGGGTGTTTCCCCTGACCACCACCCTGTGCCCCAGACCCCAGGGCCTGGGCTACTCACGAGCCCTGGTGCGCCGGGAAAACCCCTTCCATCCCGTGGGGTTCGAGCTTGCCGGGCACGAGTTCCACTATTCGCGCTGCCTGGCCTGCCTGGCCTGCCTGGACGGCCCGCCCGCCCCGCCCCCGGGGCCGGAATCCTTCTGCCTGGAAATGAAGCGCGGCGCGGGCATGCTGCACGGCCTGGACGGGCTGCTCTCGGACGCCACGTTTGCCGCCTATACCCACATCCATGCCCTGGGCACGCCCCATTGGGCCGGAAATTTCGTGGCCGCGGCCCGGGCCTTTCGCGCCCGCCGCGAAAAGGCCCGCCCGTGACCGGGCCGGCCTCCGGGATCGGCCCGGCCGTCACGTGCGTGGTGGCCTCGGCCTCGGGCGACATCCCCTTTGATCCGGCCCTGCGAGAGACGCCTCTGGAAGGCTGCCCCCTGTGCACCACGTACGGGGAATACTTCGCGGGACTGCGCGACTTCGTCCTGGGGCCGGGCCTGCCCGTCCTGGCCCGGGAACTCTCGCGCCAAGCCGGGAAACCCGTGCCCGAGGCGGACATCCAGGCCATCGTCCTTCGCGCCCAGAAGCACGGCGCCCTTTACCACCCGGCCAGCGTCGAGGCCACATGCCCCGCCGGGACCGTCACCCTGGGCGTCAACGTGGCCACGGGACCTCACGGCTGGGCCGCCCTGGCCCGGGAACGCCAGGCCCTGGACCGCCTGTCCCGGGACGTGCCCCAGGCCGGCCTGCCACGGCCCCTGTGTTTTTTTGAGGGGGATCGCCTGGATTTTCTCATGGTGGACTGGTTTTCGGGGTTCCACGAGTTCCATGCCGCAAAAGACGGGCGCGTGGTGCTCTGGAACTACGAGGGCGGCGGACTGGTCCCCCTGGATGTCTCCACGGCCCGGGAGATGTACCGGCGGGCGGCGCGCATCCTGGCCCTGTGTTACGACCCCCATACCGGTTCGCGCATCTGGCCCTGGCGGCACGCGGCCGGGGATTTCGTGGCCAGCCTGGCGGGCGGTCGGGTCCAAACCAGGCTCATTACCGCCAGGGGGTACGCGCCGCCGTCGGACGTGGCCCAGGACGGACCCGAGGCCCGGACACGGGCCTTTATGCATTTTTTCCTGACCACCACCCTGGCCATGCGCCTGGACAGGGCGGACGGGGTGGGGGAGTCCGTGTTTCTGCCGCCCTGGTGTCTTGAGGCCGCCGTGTCCGGAATCCTGGAGACGCTGGCCGGTCGCCAGATGTTCCGGGAGATCCTTCCCGGCATCCCGGACGCCGTCCGGGGGCTCTCTCCGCAGGCCTGGCGCGCGGTCCTGGCCGCCGACCCGGAGTTTTTCGCCGATCCCGACGCCGCCTTTCTCCTCTCCCGCCTGGATGGGCATCTTGCCGATCTGGCCGCGATCCTTTGCGGCCATGCGCGACACTAATTCAAAATGTCACGGGAGGCCGGTTCCATGCGGCGAGGGCAAAGACGCAATCCGTATGCATTGCCGGCCATGGAATTGACTTTCGCGACAGGCACGGCCACATTGTGAAACAATGACACCTGCCGGCAAACCCGCGTCCAGCACAATGGGCCTCACCATCCGCCATTTCGCGGCATTGTTTTTCCCCGTGGCCCTTTTCGTGGTCGTGGGAGCCGCTTTCTATCTCCATGCGGACCGCACGGCCCGGGTGGAGGCCATCAAAATCCGGGAGGCGGCCCGGCTCGGCCGGGAGGCCGAGATCTTCATGGCCATCATGGAGTCCAGGGCCGCCGACGCGGCGTTTTTGGCCGCGCACATCACGGACATGCTCCAGGATTCCGGCGAAGACGGGCATGAGCATATTGCCGGGCTGTTGTGGTCCTTCGCCGCCCACAAGCGGTGGAACACCCAGGTTCGTTTTCTGGATGCCCGGGGTAGGGAGTCCGTCCGGCTGAATATCGGTCCCGAAGGTCCGGCGCGTGTTCCCGATACGGAACTGCAAGACAAGTCCCGGACGGCGTATTTTCAAAAAGCCTCAGGCGTGCCCTTCGGCCAGGTCCACGTCTCGCGGTTCGACCTCAACGTGGAACACGGGAAGATCGAGGAACCCTGGCGTCCCGTGCTGCGGATGTCCAGCCCGGTCATGGGACCGGACAACACGTTCGCCGGGCTGGTGGTCCTGAACCTGGACGGCCATATTCCCCTGAACCGGTTGCGCCAGGCCGCCACGGCGGCCCTGGGCCGACCGCTTCTGGTCAACGAACAGGGATATTGGCTGCTTGGCCCGTCCCCGGACCTGGAGTGGGGATTCCAGGTCAAGGATGGCCGGGAGGGGGCCATGGATGCGGTCTGGCCGGGGGTTTGGGATACAATTCGTGAAGGCGGCCGGGGACAGTTCTTTCACGACGGCGCATTGTACACGTTTGAAACGATCAAGGGCGACAGCCCGGGCTGGCTGGGCTCGTCCCCGGTCCGCCTGGCCGAGGAAAGCTGGCGGCTCGTGGCCCGGGTGGACCCCGCGGATATGCTTCCCCCCTTGGACACGGTATTTGTTGTTTTGACCGGGGTCCTGCTTGTGCTGCTCGGGTCCGTATCGTGGATGTGGGCCTCGGGCCGCGCCCGGCGGGCTGTGATCCAGGCGGCCCTGGCGGCCAGTGAGGAGAAGTTTCGGGCCATGAGCGAGGCCTCCAGGGACGCCCTGGTGATGATCGACGATCAGGCCCGGGTGGCGTTCTGGAATCGTTCGGCCGAGAACATGTTTGGGCTGTCCCGGGAAAAGATGCTGGGGCGTCTGTTGCACGACGTCGTGGCCCAGCCGGAGGACCTGGACAAGGTCCGGGCGGGATTCCCGGGATTCGCCGACAAAGGCCGGGGCAAGGTGGTGGATACGATCACCGAGGTGACAGCCAGGCGGGGGGACGGGGGCCTTTTCCCCGTGGAGTTGTCTGTGGCCGCGTTTCGGCATGAAGGCCGCTGGTGGGCCGTGGGTGCGGCCAGGGACGTCAGCGAACGCAAGCGGACCGAGGAGTTGCTCGTGCGGCTGGCCACCACCGACGGCCTCACGGGCCTGTTCAACCGACGGCGGTTCCTGGAGGCGAGCGAGGCCGAACTCGAGCGCTCCAACCGATACGGACATCCCGCGAGCCTTTTGATGTTTGACGTGGACCACTTCAAGTCGATCAACGACACCCGGGGGCACGACGCCGGGGACAGGGTGCTCACGGCCCTGGGCCGGATAGCCCGGGAGACCTTGCGCACCGTGGACATCCTGGGCCGGATCGGCGGTGAGGAATTCGCCGCGCTTTTGCCCGAGACCGGGCTCGAGGAGGCAGCGCGCATCGCCGAACGCCTGCGTCGGGCCGTGTCCGCCATGGAGCTCGATACGGGGGCGGCCCCCCTGTCCGTGACCATAAGTCTGGGCGTGGCCCAGTGGACCGGCCCCGGCGAGGACCTGGAAGCCCTGCTCAAGCGGGCCGACGAGGCCATGTACCGGGCCAAGGAGGCCGGCCGGGACAGGGCTGAGCTGGGCTGAGAAGACCTTTCCCCGGGACGGGGCGCGCCGGGCCGCGTTCGCGGCGATCCGGGCGAGTGTGGCGTTCGGCTATTTCCTGCATGTTTCCTGGTAATGCACCATCCGGCGTTTCTTGTTTCCATTTCCCAAAAAAACAGAAAGGTTTTGTCGTGAACGCGGCACTAGTCCACCATGTACGACCGGGCAATGCGGAAGATGTCCTCGTAGGCGTACTTGTTGCGGATCCCTAGGGCCATTTCCGTGGCCATGCGCATCTTGTGGCGGGCCGAGGCCAAAAGGTGGCGCTTTTGGGCGCAAAGCCTTTTTTCCATGAAATGGGGATCGAAGCCGTCGGAAAGAAGCGACCAGTTCTCCGTGAAAAAAAGGGATCGGGCGTTTTTAAGCAGGGGCAGGACGGCGGCCTTGCCCTCGCGGCGGGCCGTGAGCACGTAGTGCAAAAGCCGCAGGATCAGGTGCTCCGGGCGGGCGGCGTGGTCGATGTCGGCGATGACGGCCTGGTCCACCTCCCCCCGCTTGATGCGCTCGGGCAATTGATAGGCCGCCTCCATGACCTCGGCCTCCTTCACCGGCGGGAACGGGAACAGGGAGAGCATGGCCACCAGGGTCTTGCGCGGATTTTCGTTTCGGGCCACGGACAAAAGGGCCACGGACATAAGCTCGAGCTTGCGGCCCGTCTCGCGCAACAGGGCCCGCTCCTTGGCCAGGGCCAGCCGGCGCACGGGTTCCTCGGGCAGAGCCGAGGACACGATGTCCAGAAGATGGCGGATATAGGGCTCCTCGGTGGCGGCCTGCTCTTCCTGGATGATCTTTCCCCCCTTGCGGGTGTCCTGGATCTTTTTAAGGGACAGCCAATAGGCGGCCAGACCCGACAGGGGCATCTCCAGGATGTCCAACTCGCGTGGTTTCGGGGGGTCGAGGGTTTTTTTGGTCATGATCGTCCCGGGTGGCCTTTTTATGCCGAAGCGGCTATGTGTTGGCCGTGGCGTGAATCGGTCCATGGGCACTATGCGCCGGAAAAGGTCTGGCATCAAGACCGGACGCCCGGCGTCCGGGAGATGGAGAGGGATGTATGAGCAAAAAGAATCTGAAAATGCTCATGGTCATCGTGGTGCTGGTCCCCGTCGCCTTGACCGCCTATCTGGCCAAGACCCTCTATGAACGCCATGGCGTCCCCGAGGCCGTGGAGTCCCTGGCCAAGCAGCTTTTCAAATCCAAGGAGGAGGAACGCCAGGCCTCCGAGCAGGTGCGGGAACTGGAGAAAAAGGCCGAGGAGCTCAAGACGGCCTATGACGCCCTCCTGGCCGAGCTACAGGGCGAGGTGGACTCCCGGGACGTGCGCATCCGCCGTTTTGGGGGGAAGATAGAGATCAATTTCGTGGACAAGGTGCTGTTCGTTTCCGGCAGCGCCGAGATCACCGTCCAGGGGCAGACCATCCTGGGCAAGGTCGGGCAGGTGCTGGCCAAGGTCAAGGACCGGCGCTTTTTCGTCATCGGCCACACCGACACCGTGCCCATCCGGTCCTTCGTCTTCCCCTCCAACTGGGAGCTGTCCACAGCCCGGGCCTCGTCGGTCATCCGGTATTTGAGCGAACGCCATGGGGTAAACCCGGCCCTGTTCACGGCCCTGGGCCGGGCGTTCTACCAGCCCGTGGCCACAAACGACACCCCCGAGGGACGCCAGGAAAACCGCCGGGTGGAAATCATCATCGCGGACCTGCCCCTTTTCGAGGGCGAGGGCGGCGGCGAGATGCGTTCCCCGGCCTCGTCCCCAGATGGGAAACCCGCGTCCGGCCTCATCGAGTCCACGGCACCCCGGGAACGGGATTTGACCCTGCCCGAGGCCGCATTGCCCCGGTCCGGGACCGGAGACGGCGGCGGCGGTCCGGTGAAGGCCATTCCGTCCGCCCCGGCCGCGAATCCCCCCGGGGAAACGTCCCTCCAGGGACAGACCCCCACGGGTGGAGAACCGGCTGCGCTGCCGGGCGCCCCGACCGAGGCGTCCACGCCGGCCCCACTTCCTCCCGGGGAAACCCCGCCCCTGGACACGAGCCCGCCGCCGGCGCTTCCTGAACCCGTCGCCCCGGGGGAGACCGCGCCGGAGGTGTCCGTTCCGGCGGGCTCCGTCCCGGACGCGCCGTCCCGATAAACCTTTCCGCCGGCCGCGAGCCCTCCGTCCCGGGACTCGCGGCGACCTGACGGCCCCGCCTTTCGGCGGGGTCTATTTTTTCGCGGAGTTCGTCGTCTCGGACGTGGGCGGCACGGGCGCGATGTTCCAGATGTCCCGGGCGTATTCGGCGATGGTCCGGTCGCTTGAGAAATACCCCATGCGCGCCGTATTGAGGATGGCCTTGGCGGTCCAGGCCCGCCGGTCCGCATAGTCCCGGGAGATGTCCTCCTGGGTGCGCAGGTAGGGCATGAAGTCGGCCAGATGCAGGTAGCGCTCGTTGGGGGAGAGGAGCTTGTCGTGCAGCCAGTGGAAGCCGCCCGGGTCCTCGGGGGTGAAACGCCCGGCGGAGATGGTGTCGAGCACCCGGCGAATCTCCGGATGCGCGGCGTGGAGGTCCCAGGGGTTGTAGGCGTGGCGGGCCAGGATGTCCTCCACCTCCGGGGTGGTCAGCCCGAACAGGTAGAAGTTTTCCGGGCCCACGGCCTCACGGATTTCGATATTGGCCCCGTCCAGGGTGCCCACGGTGAGGGCGCCGTTTAAGGCGAACTTCATGTTGCCGGTCCCCGAGGCCTCGGTCCCGGCCGTGGAGATCTGCTCGCTTATGTCCGTGGCCGGGATGAGCTTCTCGGCCAGGGAGACCCGGTAGTCGGCGGCAAAGACCACCTTGATCAGGTCCGCGACCCTCTTGTCGCGGTTGATGGCCTTGCCCACGGCCAGAATCAGCCGGATGATCTCCTTGGCCTCGAAATAGCCCGGCGCGGCCTTGCCGGCGAACACGTACACCTTGGGCACGGGCGGCACGAAGCCGTCCTCCACGATGCGCAGGTACTGGTGGATGATGTTTAAGACGTTTAAAAGCTGGCGTTTGTATTCGTGGATGCGCTTGGCCTGGATGTCGAAGGCGGCGTCGGGGTTGACCGTGATGCCCGTGCTGGAGACGATGTACTGGGCCAGGTATTCCTTGTTGGTCCGCTTGACCCTGTCCACGGCGTCGGCGAAGGCCGGGTCGTGGGCCAGGGGTTCCAGGCCGCGAAGCTGGTCCAGGTCGGTGATCCAGCCCTCGCCCAGGGCCTCGATGAGAAGCGCCGCGAGGCCCGGGTTTGATTTATAAAGCCACCGCCTCGGGGTGATCCCATTGGTCTTGTTATTGAATTTCTTGGGCCACAAGGCGAAATAGTCTGGGAAAAGCCGCGTTTTCACCAGATCCGAGTGCAGGGCCGAGACGCCGTTAACCGAATGGGACCCGACCACGGCCAGATTGGCCATGCGCACCTGTTTGACCGGCGTTTCCTCGATAAGCGACATGCGCCGCAGCCTGTCCACGTCGCCGGGATACGACAAGGTCACCTGTTGCAGGAAGCGGCGGTTGATCTCGTAGATGATCTGGAGGTGGCGGGGCAGGACCTTTTGCATGAGGTCCACCGGCCACATCTCCAGGGACTCGGGCATAAGCGTATGATTGGTGAAGGCCAGGGTCCGGGTGGTCAGTTCCCAGGCCTTTTCCCAGGGCAGGCGGCGTTCGTCCACGAAAAGACGCATCAGCTCGGCCACGGACAGGGCCGGATGGGTGTCGTTGAGCTGGATGGCCACGAAGTCCGGGAAGTCCTCGATGTTCTTGTTCTGCTTGAGAAAGCGCCGGGTGATGTCGCGAAGCGAGCAGTACACCAGGAAATACTCCTGGACCAGGCGCAGCTCCCGGCCAAACGAGATGGACTCGCTGGGATAAAGGACCTTGGAGATGAGTTCGGAGTAGAGCTTCTGGTGGATGGACCGGACGTAGTCCCCCTGGTCGAAGATCTGCATGTCGAAGCTCTCCGAGGCCTTGGCCGCGAAAAGGCGCAAAAGGACCACGGTATGACCCCCGAAGCCCACGATGGGTACGTCGTAGGGCACGCCCACCAGGTCTTCCCAGTCGACCCAGGAGGGCATGAACGAGCCGTCGGGAAAGACGTGCTCCTCCACCCGGCCGTACAGGGGCACCAACACGGCCTGGTCCCGGCGCTCCAGTTGCAGGGGCATGCCGTCCGCCATCCAGTAATCGGGGCGTTCCACCTGCCGGCCCTTCTCGATGACCTGCTTGAACAGCCCGTATTCGTAGTGGATGCCGTACCCGTAGCCCGGCATGTGCATGGTGGCTAGGGAATCCAGGAAGCAGGCGGCCAGACGTCCGAGCCCGCCGTTGCCCAGGGCCGGGTCGCGCTCCAGTTCCCGGAGATCCTCCAGACGCAGGCCCATGCCTATCAGGAGCTTCTTGCAGGCCTCGTCCAGGCGCATGTTGCAGGCGTTGTTGCCGATGCACCGGCCAAGCAGGTACTCGATGGACAGGTAATACATGCGTTTGGCCCTGGCGTCGCGGAAGCGGGCCCGGGTCTCGAACATGCGGTCCATCAGCCTGTCCCGCAGGGACAACGACAAGGCGGCGGCCACGCTCCTCGGGGTGCGTTCCTCGTAGGTCTTGCCCAGGGAATGGGACAGATGGGACAGGGTGGACGCGGTCAACGCCTTTTCCTGGGGGTCCTTGGCGGCATGTCGGGCGCGGGATGGCATAGAGGGTCTCCGGTGTGCAAGGGGGGGTGGCAGGGGAACACTACGCGGGATAGGTAACAATATGGCGACGGGATTGTCCAATTCCGGGTGGGGAAAATTTTGAAAAAGATGGCGGGATGGCCCTAAAGAAGGCCCCCCGGACAGCCGATACGACAATCGATAACGCGTCATTCCCCACGCTGGAGGGGCCTATGGAGATTGGAAGCACCACGGGAGCGGCCGTCATGGCCAGTGCGCTCGGGCAGGAAACGTTCGGCGCGCAGGTCGTGACCAAGACCCTGGACTACATGAACAAGGACAACAAGTCAGGCGGCATCGGCGCGGATTACGATTTCCAGACCAAGGTGTTGGCGGCTGGGATCGGGAACACCCTCGACCTCAACGTCTAGCGCGCGCGGGGAATGACGCCCCCTTTTTTCTGGCGCGTGCCAAGGCAGGCCCGAAATCCGGGAAGGGTCGGATTTCGGGCCTCCCTTTTCCGGGATATTGCCCGGGCCGCGGGGAGGCTTGCCTTCCCCCGGGATTTGGGAGATGGCCAGGGTCGGGAGACGCCTGGCATGACGACGCGCCATATCGCGCACGTGGACATGGATGCCTATTTCGCCTCGGTGGAGCAGCTCGACGATCCGTCCCTGCGCGGCCGTCCGGTGATCATCGGGGTGAGCGACCGGGGCGTGGTCTCGGCCGCGTCCTACGAGGCCAGGGCCTTCGGGGTGCGTTCGGCCATGCCCGTGGTCCAGGCCAGGCGGCTTTGCCCCGAGGGCGTCTTCCTGCCCGGCCGTTACGCCCGCTACAAGGAGCTCTCACGGGCCATCATGGCCTGTTTGGCCGAGTTTTCGCCGCTCGTGGAACCGGCCTCCATCGACGAGGCCTATGTGGACATGACCGGGGCGCGGACCCTTTTCGGCGATCCCCACCGTTTCGGGACGCGCATGCGGGAGGCCGTTTTCGAGGCCACGGGGCTGTCGTGTTCCGTGGGCGTGGCCCCGGTCAGGTTTCTGGCCAAGATCGCCTCGGACTATCACAAGCCGGGCGGGCTGACCGTGGTGACCCGGGAGGACATGGCCGCCTTTCTGGCCGTGCTGCCCGTGGGCAAGATTCCCGGCGTGGGCCGGCGTACCCTGGAGGCCCTGGCCCTTCTGGGGATACGCACGGCCGGGGACATGCTGGCCCATTCCCCGGAATTTCTCGCGCGCCGGCTCGGCGCAAGCGGCCTGGACCTCTACGACAAGGCCCGGGGCATCGATCCCTCGCCGGTGGTCACGGGCCGCGAGGCCAAGTCCGTAAGCGCCGAAAACACCTTGGACAAGGATTCGGCCTCCCGGGAGGTCCTGGCCGTCTGGCTCCTGCGCCAGGCCGAACGGGTGGGGCGGGAACTGCGTCGCAAGGGGCTTGGCGGCCGCACGGTGACGCTTAAGCTCAAGTATTCGGATTTCCGCCAGATCACCCGTTCAAAAACCCTGTCCGAACCCACGGACTGCGACGAGACCATCTTCGGCGTGGCCAGAGAACTGCTTTCGGCCGTGCCCCTGGACCGCCCGGCCAGGCTTGTGGGCGTGGGGGTCTCGGGATTTCATGCCGTCCCGCGCCGCTTGTCCCTGTGGCACGATCCGGCGGTCGCCGGCGAGGCCCGGCGGACACGCGGGCTCGACAGGGCCATCGACGCCATCAGGGACCGCTTCGGCCGGGAGGCCATCCTCCGGGGCCGGCTTTTCCCCGGCAAGCCCGGTCCACGCGGCGGCGGGGCCGACGGGTGAAGTTGACCGCGCGGGGCTTTTTGTTCATAGCAAAAGGGCGTGCGGCCGTGCCGGACCGCGCTTTTCCCGGGACGTTCCCGGGGAGGGAGGCGGTTTTGCGGCCCGGGCGAGGAGGATCGCCATGTCCGACCGGATCATCGATCTCAAAAAGCAGCTTCGCGACCTCAAGGCCGGAGAGAAGATGGCGGCCTTCGCCGGGTTCACGCTGACCCTGGGGCGGGGGATCGCGCCCAAGGACGGGGTGCTCAAGATCGCCGATTTCGTCCGCCCGGACGGCTCGGGTTACCTGACCCTGACCTTCCAGCTCGACCTGGGCCCCGATCTCGAGGAACACAAGGCCGTGGCCGAGGCCTTTCAACGCCTGGCGGCCTTTGCCTCCCGGGCCGACCGAGTCCTTGGGCGGGCCCGCTTCGGCCAGGGGTTCGATTCCATGCTGTGCATGGACCAGGGGCTTTCCGAGGGTGAGGTGTGGTATACGGCCGAGGCCGACATCTACTATGCCGCCCTGCGCGGCCGGGTGCGGGAGTTGGTGGAGGGGGCGGTCTTGCCCGGGCTGGCCGACATCATGGCCGTGGCCTTCGAGGCCCCGAACTGGTGGGACGACCAGAAAGGCTGACGCCGCACGACGGCTCGTGGACACTGACCCGGACCATGCCCGCGGCGGTTTCGCCCCGCATGGACCTGGCCGCAACCATCCGTGGTCTTCATGATTTCCAGTTCGCATCGCTCCCGCCTGATCACGGCCGCCCTGGCCGTCCCGGCCGTTGTCGCGGTCACGCTCGCCGGGGGCTGGGCGCTTTTCGCCGTGGTGTTCGCGGTGTCCGCGACAGGCCTTTGGGAACTGCTGCCGCTTGGCGCCGAACCCGCGTCCCGGCCCAGGACCGTGGCCCTGGCGGTTGTGGGCACGCTTTTGTCCGTGCCGATCCTGCTTGGATTTCAGGATGGCGATTCGGTTCTGGTGCTCGGCGTGCTGGTGGCCGCGGCGTGGATCGAAAAGCTCGTCTTTCTGGCCCGGGTCGGGACCATGGGGCAATCCGGCCGGGCTCCGGGATTTCCCGGCGTCCTGGCCCCGGGACTTCTGTATGTGCCGTGCGCCCTTGGTTTCTTTCTGCGCCTGACCCCGGTGGAGACCTTTTTCGTGCTCTCGGCCGTGGCTGTCTCGGATACCGGGGCCTATTATTGCGGAAGTCTTCTTGGCGGTCCCCGGATATGGCCGGCGGTCAGCCCCAAAAAGACCTGGGCCGGAAGTCTGGGGGGACTCGTCCTTTGCGTGGCCTGGTGCCTGGCCTACGGGTCGATCTGGGGCGAGGCCCGGGCCGTGACCTGGCTTGGCCTGGGCGTCGCGCTCAATGTCGCCTCCCAGTGCGGCGACTTCTACGAATCGGCCCTCAAGCGCGTGGCCGGGGTCAAGGATTCGGGACGGATCCTGCCGGGCCACGGCGGCGTGCTGGACCGCATCGACGGGCTGTTGCCCGCGATCCTGGTCTACGCCTGGGCCTCCGGGGCGCATGACCTGTTCATCTGACGCGACCCTTCGGGATGCCCCGGTCCGCCCGGCAGACGTGGAGAATGCCCATGCAACGACCTGATGCCGACACCCCGGTTCCCGGGGAAAACGGCGGCACCTTCTCCCAAAAGGACCGGCTGGCCGCCTGTTTGGCCCTCCACGAGGACCTCAAGGAGCGCAAGGCCCGGCGCGAGGTCCAGGAGGAGCGGGTGTTTCTGGAGTTCATCCGGGTCAACCGCGACCGCATCAACGAGTTTCCCCTGCTCGATATCGAGCAAAAAGGCCTCATCGACATCCTGTTGCGGCGCGGCGCGGATCATCCGGGGCAGGCGTTCATCAAGGGGCTTATCGGCGAGTTCATCGCCGAGCTCAACAAGTACGGCAAGGCCCTGGCCGTGGGGGCCGAGGCCGAGGCCGAGGCCCATCTCAAGGAACTCGTCGGGGCCGAGGCCTTGCTGGTCAAGTGCGTCCAGGGGGCGGTCTATGCCTGTTCCCTGGTCAAGGACAACGTCAGCGACTCCATCATTCTGCATTTCGGCGAGTCCGCCCTGGAAAAGATCGAGGAGATCACCGAGAGGCTCGAATTCGACGAGACTTGGTGGCGGGCCTGTCTGGACACCTTCGTGCGGGAGCGCATCGCGGCCGGACATGCCGGGATCGTGGCCCGGGAGCGCTACACCGTGTTTCGCGAGGGCGGGTTCGCCGGGGTGCGCCTGCCCTTCGACGAGGTGCTGGCCACACTGAGGGGCACGGACAAGGTCATTCAGAAAACCCGGGTGCAGAGCGCCTACGAGGACCGGGAGGAAAACGAGGAGGGGCGGCGCGTGGTGGCCTTTCTGGCCGCCTTTCTGGCCTCGGGCCAAAATCCCGTGACCGAGGCCGGAGCGTCGCCGTCCACCGTGCGACACCTGGCCCGCATCGCGGCCATGGACCCGGCCGGGACGGAGTACGCCGGGGCCGCGACCCCGGAGACCGAGGACGACTCGGCCCGTTACGACTTTCTGGCCGCACAGG
Proteins encoded:
- a CDS encoding cobyrinate a,c-diamide synthase, producing the protein MSNRPRLVLAGLSGGAGKTIVTLGVCRALARRGLTVRPFKKGPDYIDASWLGLAAGREASNLDPFLLPADLVRGLFFEKSAGCDISVIEGNRGLFDGKDLSGSFSTAELARLLCAPVVLVLDATKMTRTAAAIVAGCAAFESGLSLAGVICNRTAGERHRSILRRSIEEYTGIPVLGMLPKMPENPIPERHMGLLSNREYDRQEPILDTLADCVADCVDLDRLLHLAGTAPDMEQPDALSITDWAAPSIPPDDRHAPAGRPRIGVVRDAALWFYYPENLEALTRAGADISLVSLLSPDPWPELDGLYLGGGFPETMARALADNLDVRDRVRGFSRAGMPIYAECGGFMYLCRELRVAGETFPMAGVFPLTTTLCPRPQGLGYSRALVRRENPFHPVGFELAGHEFHYSRCLACLACLDGPPAPPPGPESFCLEMKRGAGMLHGLDGLLSDATFAAYTHIHALGTPHWAGNFVAAARAFRARREKARP
- a CDS encoding sensor domain-containing diguanylate cyclase, producing the protein MGLTIRHFAALFFPVALFVVVGAAFYLHADRTARVEAIKIREAARLGREAEIFMAIMESRAADAAFLAAHITDMLQDSGEDGHEHIAGLLWSFAAHKRWNTQVRFLDARGRESVRLNIGPEGPARVPDTELQDKSRTAYFQKASGVPFGQVHVSRFDLNVEHGKIEEPWRPVLRMSSPVMGPDNTFAGLVVLNLDGHIPLNRLRQAATAALGRPLLVNEQGYWLLGPSPDLEWGFQVKDGREGAMDAVWPGVWDTIREGGRGQFFHDGALYTFETIKGDSPGWLGSSPVRLAEESWRLVARVDPADMLPPLDTVFVVLTGVLLVLLGSVSWMWASGRARRAVIQAALAASEEKFRAMSEASRDALVMIDDQARVAFWNRSAENMFGLSREKMLGRLLHDVVAQPEDLDKVRAGFPGFADKGRGKVVDTITEVTARRGDGGLFPVELSVAAFRHEGRWWAVGAARDVSERKRTEELLVRLATTDGLTGLFNRRRFLEASEAELERSNRYGHPASLLMFDVDHFKSINDTRGHDAGDRVLTALGRIARETLRTVDILGRIGGEEFAALLPETGLEEAARIAERLRRAVSAMELDTGAAPLSVTISLGVAQWTGPGEDLEALLKRADEAMYRAKEAGRDRAELG
- a CDS encoding OmpA/MotB family protein — encoded protein: MSKKNLKMLMVIVVLVPVALTAYLAKTLYERHGVPEAVESLAKQLFKSKEEERQASEQVRELEKKAEELKTAYDALLAELQGEVDSRDVRIRRFGGKIEINFVDKVLFVSGSAEITVQGQTILGKVGQVLAKVKDRRFFVIGHTDTVPIRSFVFPSNWELSTARASSVIRYLSERHGVNPALFTALGRAFYQPVATNDTPEGRQENRRVEIIIADLPLFEGEGGGEMRSPASSPDGKPASGLIESTAPRERDLTLPEAALPRSGTGDGGGGPVKAIPSAPAANPPGETSLQGQTPTGGEPAALPGAPTEASTPAPLPPGETPPLDTSPPPALPEPVAPGETAPEVSVPAGSVPDAPSR
- a CDS encoding glycogen/starch/alpha-glucan phosphorylase, with translation MPSRARHAAKDPQEKALTASTLSHLSHSLGKTYEERTPRSVAAALSLSLRDRLMDRMFETRARFRDARAKRMYYLSIEYLLGRCIGNNACNMRLDEACKKLLIGMGLRLEDLRELERDPALGNGGLGRLAACFLDSLATMHMPGYGYGIHYEYGLFKQVIEKGRQVERPDYWMADGMPLQLERRDQAVLVPLYGRVEEHVFPDGSFMPSWVDWEDLVGVPYDVPIVGFGGHTVVLLRLFAAKASESFDMQIFDQGDYVRSIHQKLYSELISKVLYPSESISFGRELRLVQEYFLVYCSLRDITRRFLKQNKNIEDFPDFVAIQLNDTHPALSVAELMRLFVDERRLPWEKAWELTTRTLAFTNHTLMPESLEMWPVDLMQKVLPRHLQIIYEINRRFLQQVTLSYPGDVDRLRRMSLIEETPVKQVRMANLAVVGSHSVNGVSALHSDLVKTRLFPDYFALWPKKFNNKTNGITPRRWLYKSNPGLAALLIEALGEGWITDLDQLRGLEPLAHDPAFADAVDRVKRTNKEYLAQYIVSSTGITVNPDAAFDIQAKRIHEYKRQLLNVLNIIHQYLRIVEDGFVPPVPKVYVFAGKAAPGYFEAKEIIRLILAVGKAINRDKRVADLIKVVFAADYRVSLAEKLIPATDISEQISTAGTEASGTGNMKFALNGALTVGTLDGANIEIREAVGPENFYLFGLTTPEVEDILARHAYNPWDLHAAHPEIRRVLDTISAGRFTPEDPGGFHWLHDKLLSPNERYLHLADFMPYLRTQEDISRDYADRRAWTAKAILNTARMGYFSSDRTIAEYARDIWNIAPVPPTSETTNSAKK